The following are from one region of the Chloracidobacterium sp. genome:
- a CDS encoding zinc-dependent metalloprotease, protein MSKFLNRLFAIGLIAFVLTSISIAQDPPPVPTETPAGGRPTLPGMPGGGASQDPQPYDKVITKDAKTRDGIFKVHKVKDKYYYEIPKSEIDKQFLMVTQIASTTVGVGYGGQALGRRVVRWERNENKINLRNVNFSIVADPTLPIAEAVRNSNHDTILMSFPVAAWGPDEAAVIDVTRLFTTDMFEISARQRLNATTMDSSRTYIERISPFPTNIEARATHTYTRIASPAGAPAAPASPFAAGMNPGSATVVLHHSMVKLPENPMMPRLFDERVGYFSVSNTDYGRPEHRAQERRFITRWRLEKKDPNAAMSEPVKPIVYYIDRATPAWLVPFTKRGVEKWQKAFEAAGFKNAIIAKMQPSKAEDPEFDPEDARYSVIRWLPSTIENASGPHVNDPRTGEILESDIQMYHNIMNLQRSWYFLQVGPLDPRVAKLPMPDDLMGTLVEYVVAHEVGHTLGFQHNMKASSTYPQEKVRDAAWVKKMGHTPTLMDYSRFNYVAQPEDKIDPADLVPGIGPYDEWATMWGYKPIPTAKSSDDELKTLNEWAREQDKTPWLRFSTAGSSGSDPGELTEAVGDADAVRSTTLGVANLKRVAKMLVPATTTQAGQPYNDLNELYGRMLGQWTLEMNHVAAIVGGYNSQQKHIGQTGVRFDLIPRARQAEAVRFLNDNAFATPMWAIDKEILRRIEPIGALNRVRNAQNSVLNNLLSSSRFARLVEQSALDGNAAYDPAEFLADVRNGVFSELNSPTPVVDAYRRNLHRAYLDIANNKLNAPAATLPQGLPASFAAMFITSGDERAFYRAELREISAAAGAAMGRATDRATKIHLQAVQDQIGKILDPNAASSSNAAANRLALEFMELYLNPTSCWPDYVIEP, encoded by the coding sequence ATGAGTAAGTTTCTCAACAGGCTATTCGCGATCGGCTTGATCGCATTTGTTCTCACCAGCATTTCGATCGCCCAGGATCCGCCGCCTGTGCCGACCGAAACACCGGCCGGCGGCCGGCCGACACTGCCCGGTATGCCGGGCGGCGGTGCATCGCAGGATCCGCAACCCTACGACAAGGTCATCACCAAGGACGCCAAGACCCGCGACGGCATCTTCAAGGTCCACAAAGTAAAGGACAAATATTATTACGAAATACCGAAAAGCGAGATCGACAAACAGTTTCTCATGGTCACCCAGATCGCGAGTACGACCGTTGGCGTCGGCTACGGAGGCCAGGCCCTTGGCCGGCGGGTGGTCAGGTGGGAGCGCAATGAGAACAAGATCAATCTCCGAAATGTGAATTTCAGCATCGTCGCCGATCCGACATTGCCTATCGCCGAGGCGGTCCGCAATTCGAACCACGATACGATCCTGATGTCATTTCCGGTAGCGGCCTGGGGACCGGACGAGGCGGCCGTGATCGACGTTACGCGGCTTTTCACGACCGACATGTTCGAGATCAGCGCGCGTCAGCGATTGAATGCGACGACGATGGATTCGTCACGAACGTACATCGAACGGATATCGCCATTCCCGACCAACATCGAGGCCCGAGCGACCCATACCTACACACGTATCGCATCGCCCGCAGGCGCACCTGCGGCTCCGGCGTCACCGTTTGCGGCCGGGATGAATCCGGGAAGCGCGACGGTCGTCCTTCACCACAGCATGGTCAAGCTGCCCGAGAATCCGATGATGCCGCGGCTGTTCGATGAGCGCGTTGGTTACTTTTCGGTCAGCAACACCGATTACGGGCGTCCGGAGCACAGAGCGCAGGAACGCCGCTTCATCACGCGTTGGCGGCTCGAAAAGAAAGACCCGAATGCAGCAATGTCCGAGCCGGTAAAACCGATCGTTTATTACATCGACCGGGCGACGCCGGCATGGCTGGTTCCGTTCACGAAACGCGGCGTCGAGAAATGGCAGAAGGCATTTGAGGCCGCCGGCTTCAAGAACGCGATAATAGCGAAGATGCAGCCATCAAAGGCCGAAGATCCCGAATTCGATCCGGAAGATGCTCGATACTCGGTCATCCGCTGGCTGCCGTCGACGATCGAGAACGCCTCGGGGCCGCACGTAAATGACCCGCGAACGGGCGAGATCCTCGAATCGGACATCCAGATGTATCACAACATCATGAACCTTCAGCGTTCGTGGTATTTCCTTCAGGTCGGCCCGCTCGACCCTCGTGTTGCGAAACTTCCGATGCCGGACGATCTGATGGGAACGCTGGTGGAATACGTCGTTGCACACGAGGTCGGCCATACGCTCGGCTTCCAGCACAACATGAAGGCCAGCTCGACCTATCCGCAGGAGAAGGTACGCGATGCCGCGTGGGTCAAAAAAATGGGCCACACGCCGACGTTAATGGACTATTCACGATTCAACTACGTCGCGCAGCCCGAAGACAAGATCGATCCGGCTGACCTCGTACCGGGGATCGGGCCGTATGACGAATGGGCGACGATGTGGGGGTATAAGCCGATACCGACCGCAAAGTCGTCGGATGACGAACTGAAAACCCTGAACGAATGGGCCCGCGAACAGGACAAGACGCCGTGGCTGCGTTTTTCGACCGCCGGTTCAAGCGGCAGCGACCCGGGTGAACTGACCGAAGCGGTCGGCGATGCCGACGCCGTGCGTTCAACGACCCTCGGCGTGGCTAACCTGAAACGCGTTGCCAAGATGCTCGTCCCGGCGACGACGACGCAGGCCGGCCAACCCTACAACGACCTCAATGAGCTTTACGGCAGGATGCTCGGCCAGTGGACGCTGGAAATGAACCACGTGGCGGCGATCGTCGGCGGCTACAATTCGCAGCAAAAGCATATCGGGCAGACGGGCGTTCGATTTGATCTGATCCCGAGGGCCCGGCAGGCAGAAGCCGTCAGGTTTCTGAACGATAATGCGTTCGCAACCCCGATGTGGGCGATCGATAAAGAGATACTCAGACGTATCGAACCGATCGGCGCACTCAACCGCGTCCGGAACGCGCAGAACAGCGTCCTAAACAATCTGTTGTCGAGTTCGCGGTTCGCACGCCTCGTCGAGCAAAGTGCCCTGGACGGCAATGCTGCGTATGATCCGGCGGAGTTTCTCGCCGATGTCCGCAACGGCGTCTTTTCGGAACTGAACTCACCGACGCCGGTCGTGGATGCCTATCGGCGCAACCTTCATCGCGCGTATCTCGATATCGCCAATAACAAGCTGAATGCACCGGCGGCAACCTTGCCGCAAGGGCTTCCGGCAAGTTTTGCGGCGATGTTCATAACAAGCGGCGATGAACGAGCGTTCTATCGGGCCGAGCTTCGCGAGATCAGCGCGGCGGCAGGAGCAGCGATGGGACGGGCGACGGACCGTGCGACGAAGATCCACCTTCAGGCCGTCCAGGATCAGATCGGTAAGATCCTCGATCCGAATGCGGCATCGTCATCCAATGCGGCGGCGAACCGGCTTGCTTTGGAGTTCATGGAGCTCTATCTCAACCCGACATCGTGTTGGCCGGATTACGTCATCGAACCGTAA
- a CDS encoding M20/M25/M40 family metallo-hydrolase: MVRGLKMIVLTLLALLPLGTLAVSAQSPDEIVRSPKVRKALEFIRAIEPETIEEQIRTAEIPAPTFKEGKRAEYYKRRFSELGLSKVRIDAAGNVIGERPGSDPRETLVIAAHLDTVFPEGTDVKVKRNGNLLTGPGIGDDARGLAVMLAVIRALNEAKIETRDNIVFVGDVGEEGLGNLRGVGHLVTEELKGRITNFIALDASGYDLVTREIGSNRYRVTFSGPGGHSFKEFGRTSAIHALGRAIEKISRLTVPADPRTTYNVGKIDGGTTVNSIAQTASMEVDLRSVSAEELSRLDAKFRQAVEAALAEENAARPDGARLSVEVELIGERPVGKQAADAPIIQTIIAMDKALGIPTNPTVSSTDSGMPQRFGIPSVTVGSGGTWKGMHSVGESFDTTDSYRGSQRVLAAIIAVAGPRM, translated from the coding sequence ATGGTACGTGGTTTGAAGATGATCGTTTTGACTCTGCTCGCGCTTTTACCGCTCGGAACACTGGCAGTGTCTGCCCAGTCGCCTGATGAGATCGTCCGTTCGCCGAAGGTTCGAAAGGCCCTTGAGTTCATCAGGGCTATCGAGCCCGAGACCATCGAGGAACAGATCCGAACGGCCGAGATTCCGGCACCGACGTTCAAGGAAGGAAAGCGGGCCGAGTATTACAAGCGGCGTTTCAGCGAGCTTGGGCTTTCGAAGGTTAGGATCGATGCGGCCGGAAATGTCATCGGCGAGCGTCCCGGCTCTGATCCGCGAGAGACGCTCGTGATAGCCGCTCATCTAGATACGGTCTTTCCCGAGGGCACAGATGTAAAGGTGAAACGCAATGGCAATCTGTTGACCGGGCCGGGCATCGGCGACGACGCTCGCGGTCTGGCTGTGATGCTTGCGGTCATTCGGGCGTTGAATGAAGCGAAGATCGAAACGCGCGACAACATCGTCTTCGTCGGCGACGTCGGTGAAGAAGGGCTCGGGAATCTGCGCGGTGTCGGCCATCTGGTCACGGAAGAGTTGAAGGGACGGATCACGAACTTCATCGCTCTCGATGCCTCGGGCTACGACCTGGTGACGCGCGAGATCGGCAGCAATCGATACCGCGTAACGTTCAGCGGCCCTGGCGGTCACAGCTTTAAGGAATTTGGCAGGACAAGCGCGATTCATGCCCTCGGGCGAGCGATCGAAAAGATCTCGCGACTTACGGTGCCCGCCGACCCGCGGACCACTTATAACGTAGGGAAGATCGACGGCGGAACGACCGTCAACTCGATCGCCCAGACCGCCTCGATGGAGGTCGACCTTCGTTCGGTCAGCGCGGAAGAACTTTCAAGGCTCGACGCCAAATTCAGACAGGCCGTTGAGGCGGCGCTCGCCGAGGAGAATGCGGCCCGCCCTGACGGAGCGCGCCTTTCGGTCGAGGTCGAACTGATCGGCGAACGGCCGGTCGGCAAACAGGCAGCCGATGCACCGATCATCCAAACGATAATCGCGATGGACAAGGCCCTCGGCATTCCGACAAATCCGACGGTCAGCAGCACTGATTCAGGGATGCCGCAGCGTTTCGGGATACCATCCGTTACGGTCGGCAGCGGCGGCACATGGAAAGGGATGCACTCGGTCGGCGAAAGTTTTGACACGACGGACAGCTATCGCGGGTCTCAGCGAGTTCTTGCCGCGATAATAGCTGTCGCCGGACCGAGGATGTGA
- a CDS encoding tetratricopeptide repeat protein, whose amino-acid sequence MKRCPECRRDYYDDTLLYCLEDGIALVQGSVPVPVSDTDEPATAILHETSAPAEAQTRAQIHTTEQTAILSTGAEAEPQTTLNDSTEKRSFSARRTKPLAAVVVAIAILVGGFFGYRYFSASGSKQINSIAVMPFENRNSDADTDYLSDGLAESVIFRLTQIPDLRVSPTSSVMRYKGKETDVAEIASELGVDAVMTGRLTKRGDNLNITVELVDARTNKSLWGEQYERKLSELLTTQREIVTEIVGKLQIKLSGESEQKLAKKYTDNNEAYQLYLRGQHHLARRSKEDLEKAIDFYQQAIKLDPNFALAYVGMSYAYSSGSGNAFLPFSYEEGISRAKNAAVRAGEIDPNLAEAHTAMGTAFRLEWKWPEAEVALKKALEIDPNNARAHYFYGLFLQSTGRTGDAVREIKMAVDLEPMSLIMQANLAGAYLFDRQSELGLDQAKKTFDLDPTFISGRFWLVYAYCANKKYVEAIELIEKGPGDETNQRLLSRFRGYAYAKSGRRSEAEAVISEYSSDRAYDGANAAIVYGALGEKDKAFAALEKGFARKEDMGRMRVDPLFDDLRDDPRFKDLLRRMNLPE is encoded by the coding sequence ATGAAACGATGCCCTGAATGCAGACGGGATTATTACGACGATACGCTGCTGTATTGTCTCGAAGATGGAATTGCGCTCGTTCAAGGGTCGGTACCCGTGCCCGTGAGTGACACGGATGAGCCGGCAACGGCGATATTGCACGAGACTTCGGCTCCGGCGGAGGCGCAGACGAGAGCGCAGATACATACTACGGAACAAACCGCGATTCTAAGCACAGGAGCGGAGGCGGAGCCTCAGACGACCTTAAATGACTCGACGGAAAAGCGCAGCTTTTCCGCTCGGCGAACAAAGCCGCTTGCCGCTGTGGTGGTGGCCATCGCTATTCTGGTTGGCGGATTCTTTGGCTACCGATATTTCTCGGCCTCTGGTTCTAAACAGATCAATTCCATCGCCGTGATGCCGTTTGAGAATAGGAATTCGGATGCCGACACGGATTATTTGTCTGACGGTTTGGCGGAATCGGTGATCTTTCGGCTGACGCAGATCCCTGATCTGCGGGTCAGCCCGACGAGTTCGGTGATGCGTTACAAGGGGAAAGAGACCGACGTTGCCGAGATCGCCTCCGAACTTGGCGTAGATGCGGTGATGACCGGACGCCTTACCAAGCGGGGCGACAATCTGAACATCACGGTCGAACTTGTGGATGCCCGCACCAACAAATCGCTATGGGGCGAGCAGTATGAACGGAAACTCTCAGAACTATTGACCACCCAACGCGAGATCGTCACCGAGATCGTGGGCAAACTACAGATAAAACTCTCGGGCGAAAGCGAGCAAAAGCTGGCGAAGAAATACACCGACAACAACGAAGCCTATCAACTTTATCTGAGAGGCCAGCATCACCTCGCCAGACGATCAAAAGAAGACCTTGAGAAAGCCATCGATTTCTACCAGCAGGCGATAAAGCTCGACCCCAACTTTGCCCTCGCCTACGTTGGTATGAGCTATGCGTATAGCAGCGGAAGCGGGAACGCATTCCTTCCTTTTTCCTACGAAGAGGGGATTTCCAGAGCAAAAAATGCGGCTGTCAGGGCCGGCGAGATAGACCCGAATCTCGCCGAAGCCCATACGGCGATGGGAACAGCGTTTCGATTGGAATGGAAGTGGCCGGAAGCTGAGGTGGCTTTAAAAAAGGCACTTGAGATCGATCCCAACAATGCAAGAGCGCACTACTTTTACGGGCTTTTCCTGCAATCGACCGGCCGAACCGGTGATGCGGTTCGAGAGATCAAGATGGCCGTGGACCTGGAGCCCATGTCATTGATAATGCAGGCAAACCTCGCCGGGGCTTATCTCTTTGACAGGCAAAGCGAATTGGGACTCGACCAAGCCAAGAAGACTTTCGACCTCGACCCTACTTTTATCTCGGGCCGTTTTTGGCTCGTTTACGCTTATTGTGCGAATAAGAAATACGTCGAGGCGATCGAGTTAATCGAAAAAGGGCCGGGCGATGAAACTAATCAGCGATTGTTATCTCGTTTTCGTGGATACGCCTACGCAAAAAGCGGACGCCGGAGCGAGGCGGAGGCGGTCATTTCAGAGTACAGTTCTGACCGGGCGTACGATGGAGCGAATGCCGCCATCGTCTATGGCGCACTTGGCGAAAAGGACAAGGCATTCGCCGCACTAGAGAAAGGCTTTGCCAGAAAAGAGGACATGGGTCGAATGAGGGTCGATCCGCTTTTCGACGACCTCCGCGACGACCCGCGATTTAAGGATCTCCTGAGACGGATGAATCTGCCGGAATAA